A genome region from Mauremys reevesii isolate NIE-2019 linkage group 12, ASM1616193v1, whole genome shotgun sequence includes the following:
- the LOC120375650 gene encoding zinc finger protein 418-like: ILSRKRKNTCTEFGENVCDYSILIKHHRIHTGKRPYECSECGKTFSRSSHLIRHQRIHTGERPYECSECGKCFTSSSGLYQHQRIHTGERPYECSECGKCFTDSSALSQHQRIHTGKRPYECSKCGKTFSRSSHLIRHQRIHTGERPYECSECGKNFTSSSNLLTHQKIHTGERPYECSECGKNFTSSSNLLVHQRIHTGERPYECSECGKCFTDSSSLSRHQRIHTGERPYECSECGKTFSRSSNLLTHQRIHTGERPYECSVCGKCFTCSSGLYQHRRIHTGERPYECIECGKCFTDSSALSQHQRIHTGERPYECSQCGKTFSRSSHLLTHQRIYTGERPYECSEC, from the coding sequence atcctcagcagaaagagaaaaaatacatgcactgagtttggggaaaacgtatgtgattactccatccttataaagcatcacagaatccacacagggaagaggccctatgaatgcagtgagtgtgggaaaaccttcagtcgcagttcacaccttattaggcatcagagaatccacacaggggagaggccctatgaatgcagtgagtgtggtaaatgcttcactagcagctcaggcctttatcaacatcagagaatccacacaggggagaggccctatgaatgcagtgagtgtggaaaatgcttcactgacagctcagccctttctcaacatcagagaatccacacagggaagaggccctatgaatgcagtaagtgtgggaaaaccttcagtcgcagttcacaccttattaggcatcagagaatccacacaggggagaggccctatgaatgcagtgaatgtgggaaaaacttcactagcagctcaaaccttcttacccatcagaaaatccacacaggggagaggccctatgaatgcagtgagtgtgggaaaaacttcactagcagctcaaaccttcttgtccatcagagaatccacacaggggagaggccctatgaatgcagtgagtgtggaaaatgcttcactgacagctcatccctttctcgacatcagagaatccacacaggggagaggccctatgaatgcagtgagtgtgggaaaaccttcagtcgcagctcaaaccttcttacccatcagagaatccacacaggggagaggccctatgaatgcagtgtgtgtggaaaatgcttcacttgcagctcaggcctttatcaacatcggagaatccacacaggggagaggccctatgaatgcattgagtgtggaaaatgcttcactgacagctcagccctttctcaacatcagagaatccacacaggggagaggccctatgaatgcagtcagtgtgggaaaaccttcagtcgcagttcacacctgcttacccatcagagaatctacacaggggagaggccctatgaatgcagtgagtgc